The nucleotide window aaaatatatatttaaaacttGAAGGAAATATTCCCAACAGTGGTTAGAAACTTAGAAATGTTCCGAGGGTCGCGTATTAGTACATTTAATTGCTAATTATTCTATCCTATGCTAATGCTTACATCAATACACTTCTGATAACCCTTTCAAATAAACCTTTATTCCTATATTTTCATCATTCAAATTCTCAGCTTCTAATAGAATGTATTCATGTTGTTTAAcaactaaaaagaaatatatgtCTTATTAATATGATCAAATAAGAAttcaaaaagataaataacttacaGCATGATACGTTCCCTAGATTCGCAAGTTTAAAGAACGTAGCAAACAGTCGTGATTTGACTGCTGTAACATCCGATGATCGTACGTCGTctttatgaaataaaagagTTTGAATAATATCTCTCAATAATTAATTCGTATAACAATAGATTCTTACTTTGATCTTTCCTTCTGTATTTAACTTGATGGCACATTTTACTTCCTGTATCAAGAGaatatttgattttgaaaatatggTGATTTGTATTATGTTGAACTGATACAAGCAGGTTATCtttgatttttgaaaataatctaGCCATTTTTAGAAGTTTGTATAAATCactatcattaaattttatcgCTCTCCGCtaaattttaaagaagaaacattttataaatacaacggataaataaattaaaaataaaatttaaatttgtatattacACTGATTGGTGGAGGATTTTGTCTATAACGATTATCGCCCACAATCTCTACTTTAAATTTTGACGCCGATTTTTCATCACAATTCGTctaagattattttaatataatcaatatataatattttagttagatcaaaattaaacaaaaaaaaagtaaattaccTCGAATAAAAGGATTGTAGTTTCCCCTATTATTTTAAGTTCCATTTTAACATTGGATTTATTGTCCATAGCTTCTAACGCTTGTAATAAACGAaggatttgaaattttaatataaaatgatttcTATCGTTGATTATGTTTATAGAACTAATCTCTTTAATATCTTTCAATGTtctatttgaataaatttataagaggcattatatatattatattacgtgttttattaaaaactttcattgaaaattagataaaaaaataattttttgaataaattaccCAAAGACTTTCCCTTTGTTTGCTTCTTCATAAAGCAACTTAATTTCTCTTTCGTTGATAACCATAATCACGTTTTCTTTCGTGAAATCGCTCATATATAGCACTAACACTAAAAAGTCTttcagataaaaatttaaacgCGTTTTTTTGCTTAACAAAGGTACCTACCCCTAAAAGCGTCAACCTTTTCTTTATCAAGAAGGATCTTTAAACTAGAGGTCATACTTTCGCAAATTTGATTTCTCAGTTCATTATGTTCATAGATTCATATAAAATTCGATCTTTCATGTGATCGCAGAACAATCTGTGTAACAATAAATTTGTCCGtaaaatttcgtttttttttacattcctCAATTTCTCCCTCATTATCAATGCTCatctttgatttctttgaggCATGTTGCATTCCTTTAGTTttgcttattttattatgCCCAGATGCCAGACATTATTTCATTCCTTTACATGTTTGATACCCATTCATCCCGGCTAGCCTCTTCtttcatatataataataaagaacatTCGATGATTCTAATTTTGTCAtgttttttacattttatccaatattacaaattatatattaacatGGAGTAGATTTTTTAAGTAGTacatttttttcgaaaatatgtagaagttaataaagattcgctcatattttttaacttagcgTAATAAATatgcatcaaaaaaaaacaaaattgtaTTGATGTTAAATTACAATCACGCGATATCATCTTTATTAAcgcaaaagaaaatttttatacataaaaagtaggatattattaaatattttacatgaaAGTTAATATCATCTTTTCCTTTCTACTTCCGATAAAATCAatgcaataaataaacaaaattccTCTTCATAGTTCCTGTATAGGTCCAGTTTATGAACaagacaaaaattaaattataatcaacttagtaatttttttactagtgCCTTGTTCGTTTATATAATTGTGGTCTTAAAAGTTTAGTTGTTGCATCACGTTCTGAATACTTATTTTCTAAAATCACCAATTTCTTTCCATTGTCAGCAGAATCAAGACTCCAGCGGTGATTAATATTAGTGCATTCTCTGTAACAGTGGAAAACGCCTTCGTTGGGTGGGTCATAACATGACATAAACTCAGCAATGTCGTTTATCTTCTCAAGAAATTTCTTCTCAGTAAAGACTTTGAGTTTTTGAAATCATACTTTAACGTTGaagataatatattacaaCTCACTGGtagcaataattatttatgatatataaTTGCGTTCTTTGGGtggtgtttatataaaatgcaAATCTATGTTGacattttgaaattgaattttagaattttccACACCTGGCCATCGGTCAATATATCGCCGAATTGTTAAATTGTTAACAATTCAACCAATGGTGTAAAGTAATGAATCaccattaaattaattatatttgatgagaaatataaattgataactataattagtattataagaTTTAAGTAAGTATTTGTGTATTATACAGAAAAAGTTCGAGCCACATTTATCCTTGTACATACCTTGATAGAATTTCCGTGTAAGAACATATCAGGTTTCAAGAAAGCCTTAGGATAAGCTTTATTCATATCAAATGATCATCTAGATACTTGTTGATCTTAAGTAGAAAAGTAATAGTCTCGACATCCTGTTCCTTAGTTGGCTTTGTCATGTTGACACATCCATGACTAGACTGGAGAATGGTTTTACTTGTGATGGAGAGGATATTTTTCAGACAAACAATTTCTGATTTAACGTTTACTGGTACTCGTCAGTTTTGGAATAACGATAATATAACCCAACTTCTATGCTGTGAGATAAACGctctttaaaaattgattgtcGCACAGATTGGTAGTTATAATTCGATCATGTGATATTAGTGATAATGAGATACGCGTCGTTTTTTTAAATCTGTCGttcaaataaattacaattccAACTAGAACATGCCCCTTCACTCCTTCATTCGCAACGATACAACTATTATTGCGCCAAATGCCTCTCTTCGTCGTGTTATAAACCGTCATACAAAAGACTCTTTACTCGATATTATACGGAAATGGCTGCAAGACCCAATGGCGCGCCCAAAAATTGAAGATACTTCTGAAGACGAAGAAAACTATGATAATACCAATGGACAACAAGTAAAGCGACTCTTacataattatgaaataatttctaGTAAAAAGAATATGgttgataaaatatttcttgaGGATTGGGTGTGTACCTTAtaaatagatatttatatttacttgtaGTATTAAGCTTTTTTATACGGATATTTGTAGAAAAACGGATtgaattataaacaaattgcTCAGCTTGACATGAAATGTACGTGTGTTTGTAAATTGCccaaaaattctttaatttattaacatttcaaCAGATTATCATGATCATTCTAGTCTCAAACATTGGAAAGCATTGAAACTATGTTGGGAAAATGgtatataaagtttattttctCTCGTTGatcgtaataaataattttgatatataaataatcattagGGTTAAATTTTAGGATTGAGGAAAAAAGAATATCGGAAGACTTCAGAGCTTAATTCGTCACTTTTGACACAACTTTCGCCATTCTTCAAAACTGTAAGATATTTGAAATGACGCacttttttatgaataataactgtttttctttttaaaaaagtttataaatgttttttagcatttatacatcgaagaatttgaaaaaaattggtgGATACGGATTAGCATTCACGATGGAGTTCCTCCGAATACCCTTCCTGTTAGTTCTAACATCATTTACGTGATTTATTTTACCAATTCTGAACATTTATTATGTAGCAATATTAAACGTGAACACAAGGAATTTATAATGCAGGTATGCGACtctgtaatttttaaattctttattatcaaaaatgatattaaaaaacatgttGCATTTTAGGGACTTTTAAAAACCTTTGTATGTAATGAAATTGAGGAGTGTGATTTGAAAGGTAAATATGCGGATTctcttgaaaaattattattacatcgACAATCCCAAGGCACGTACAGCCGCTACCGGTTAAATCAAGTTGATGATAATCCACTATTATTTCCATCCAAAAAACCAAAGAAAGATGGTaacctttttatttaatttattgaactGTTCAAGCTGGATTTCTCCTAAAATTAAtcagaaattataaatatttcagaTATACCTGAAAATATCGACCAATTTGAAGATATGATGGATGAAGATAACATTTTACTTTTGAAGCAAAGAGACACTGCGGCAAATGATAATTTCGGTCCAAATGAACAGCCATCACTTGACATGGTTGAAATCAAggtgaaaaattaattacgtatattttacttttttatataaatttaaattcataacTTTGTCTTTTTTTAGTTATCAACTCCTTTACATACGTCCAATAATGATGATCAATCGACACCGTTATCTATGACAGTTCTCTTTGAAGGAACAAATGTGATTGAgggaataaagaaaatgattatGGCAGGAATTGCCGAACCTCCATTACCAGCTTATTTAGCTGATATACATAGTAACGGAAGGAATTACATAGAagttgatgaaaataatgttgtaataaaaaaagggcACTAGAACATTTagaataacaaaataaataggtaaattatgaaattcaaTTCTAGCTTATATTTCTACTAATTATGAAatgaaacaataataataaataatgtgtcaagtttaattaaaattttttttttttgtttttaaaacattatttttatacactCTTATTAACTAGTTTTTCTAATTCAGATTCTACATCTTTAGCAggcaaattatttaatacgaCCTTTTCTTCTTTACCAAAATCTAAcataatagtaattaataataacaaaggaattaataaaattattaagtaaaataagtaaaatactaataaaactttattgttcATACCATAACGAGCAAAAAATCTTGCTTCTACACCACTCGC belongs to Rhizophagus irregularis chromosome 13, complete sequence and includes:
- a CDS encoding uncharacterized protein (antiSMASH:Cluster_2); the protein is MTSSLKILLDKEKVDAFRVLVLYMSDFTKENVIMVINEREIKLLYEEANKGKVFGTLKDIKEISSINIINDRNHFILKFQILRLLQALEAMDNKSNVKMELKIIGETTILLFETNCDEKSASKFKVEIVGDNRYRQNPPPISRRAIKFNDSDLYKLLKMARLFSKIKDNLLVSVQHNTNHHIFKIKYSLDTGSKMCHQVKYRRKDQNDVRSSDVTAVKSRLFATFFKLANLGNVSCFVKQHEYILLEAENLNDENIGIKVYLKGLSEVY